In Acidobacteriota bacterium, the DNA window TTGCAGGCCATCGTCAATGTCTTCGGTTTGTGCTCTAACGAGCGGCGGCACCTCGGCGATTTCGATGGAACGCAACGTGATTTTGCGGCTGGCGTTGCGATATTCGCCCCACCAGACACCGGCGACATTCGATTCCTGCCAAAACGTATGCTCCGCGCCATCAAAGGTGATCGTGAGGTTGCCGCGCCCCAGCACTTCGTCGAGATAGCGCGCATCGTCGTCGGTGAGCGGAAAGTTCAGAATGTTGAGCGTGCGCGTTTCACCACGTTCGCGCAACGCTGCCAGCGCGTGCTTGATTTCCGTGAGTAACGGGATGGCATTCATCAATTCCATTTGGTCATGTCTCCCAATTGGGCAAGTGAACCAGCAGGAGAGAGATTACGGAACAGACGGAATGAACGGAACAAACGGAAGCGTCCGCAGGCAGTCGGTTCCGTCTGTTCCGTTATTTCCGTTTGTTCCGTAATCTCCCTTCCTTT includes these proteins:
- a CDS encoding hydrogenase expression/formation protein: MELMNAIPLLTEIKHALAALRERGETRTLNILNFPLTDDDARYLDEVLGRGNLTITFDGAEHTFWQESNVAGVWWGEYRNASRKITLRSIEIAEVPPLVRAQTEDIDDGLQHLAAALATPPQNAKRALPVLGMAAD